The genomic region AGATGTCACATTAactatatattctactgtacGTACTGTATGGGAACTCACCACAggaaaaacattttgttttttaaagtGGGTAATGTATCCTCTTTATCGACATAACTGTGCATTATTAATCCACTACCATCAGCTCAGTCGCCTCAGAAACAAACTGGCTTTACTCTTACAACAGAAGGACATTGCGATGCATGTGCACAGGGTTGATGTCTTCATATACATTCATGGTAACCCAATGTTAAACCCAATGTGTATCATTTGTGTATTACTGAGGAAGAATCCCACAGGTATAGCACTTAAATATCCCCATTTTGCTATTTCCTTCAGTAGAATATTCATCTTTTCAACTACTATGCGTTACCAATGAGAAATCGTTGTAGCAACATTGTAGTATCAGACCTACTGTTCTGCTTACGTTGTAGTATCAGACCTTCTGTTCTGCTTGGTCAATATTAGCCTGGTCTTAGATCTGTATATGCAACCATGACTATCACCGTGGTAGCGTACAATGAATGGCTGAAGCACGTAGACTACAGATAGAACCAGGCTACTCAATCACTGCCTCATCTACACTGATGAGCTATTTAATAACACCAAGTAATTGCCTCCCTTGACACAGACCAAACAGAGAACTGCAGGCCTTCAATGGTGGTTCAGGAATATACAGTAAAAGCCTTGGTGTGTAGTACtgcaacatagaaataaaatagGTAGATTCTATTTTTATATGCAAAACACACCTCAGTAAATCATTGCCCACCTTCTTGTCTatgctagcctggttaaaccacacTGAACATTGCACTCACCAAGTGAAACAATGGTGAGCGCAATAACAACACATTTAACCGGGCTATGGCAATGCCTATCTATGTGTTGATGGAGATGGACGCGCTAAAAGCCATGCAATACATGATGTGAGGTCTCACTACGTTTTTGTTCTAAGCAATAAGATTGTGAGCTCCATACTTAATCCTCCTGGCACCATTGGGAGCCAAATAGACAGATAGTTCAAATAAATtaagctatttaaaaaaaatacttttctGCTGCAAATTATTTTTGAGTCCAACCATCTCCCTTACACATAGAGCCAAGAGATTTTCTTGACCACATGATAACGGTTTAACTTTCTACCAACCTCCTGTCTCTTCTGGATTATTTTTGTGAGTTTCAGCATGAATGTACATATAGTAACAAGAGATTAATAAATATATACTGAAGTATATTCATTGTTGATGACTGGTGTGGCGTTTGTATTTTTCCTACAGAACGTAGCTTTCAGTTCTATAACATTAAACACATCATTAATGACAACACAACACCGGTAACTGATAGCTgatgttttttttattgacaaAGCAAATCATTACATTAATCtacttaaaataataataatttctcaCTTTCATGCACTGTAAACGTAACATCGGCATCATCAGTTTGATGCACTCaaaagagggagggacaggagcGAGTGCTGATAAGCCCAAAGGACAAAACCTTCTCTTTACAGATATGAAGCAGGGTCCTCATATTTTAATATTAATGACACATGAGTGATTGTAACAGGGTAATACGTCTCCAAGAAGGTCTAGTGTGGCCTGTCCCAAGGGGAGAGGGCTGAAGTTGCCCATAATCACTGATCTATGATCAGTTCAGCATTTATAGCCCATAATGGTTATGGTTTGGATTTGTGGAGGtttaagctgatcctagatctgtgcctaagggCAACATCTACTGGGGCCAAGGTGGGTGTGGTCGTTACAAGGCAAGCAGGAGGCTCGTGGGACAGTGGAGGACCTCCCCTCCTCTTAGCGCAAGGACCAGATGTAGTACGGAGCCTCCCTGGATCTTGTAGTCTGCTGCTGTCTTCTCATCGTTCCTGAGGGAAAGAAACTGATATTAGGAAGAGAGGGACAACTTCATTCTCATGCACAAActgttatttttgtgtgtgttgttatcTGACCACTGACTAGAGAGAATGTCTGTGGACGTGTACTCTTCCTACGAAGATGGGTTGCCTCCTACATTAACAATGGTCCAGTGCTGTTGCCCTAGGTCTGGAACTCCCAAGGCTAATGCGGCGCAATCACTTGAACACAGAGAATATATAAGCTAAGGTTTCTTTTACACATGATTAATTCCACGATGTTGCCTCTGTGCCTTACATTTGTTTCCCACTGTAGATCAACCTCTGCTGCTGAGGTGgaatcccctctttctcctccactcgcTCTTTAATCCTCTCCACCTGACAAGAGACGagccagagaatacacacactgAATACATAATATCACTGTATGGTTTCACTGAGGGCTGTggcatgggcacacacacacactgataaggAACAATGGGAATAGTGGAACAAATTCTAGCACATACCTTGTCTGTGGGCTCTATGTCAATCTCAATTTCTTTCCCAGTGAGTGTCTGAGAGACAGACATTGATCAAATAGTTAGTCATGTTAAAAGGATGCCTTCATAACCAGCACACATCAGTTAGTTACTTATGATCCAAGTTATTCGATTCTTATTTTATGGACCcatgtagctggctagctagctactgactGTGTGCACTGAGCAGCTGAATTAAAACCTAAACTAGCCAAATTGCTTGTGTGGctgcatatactgtatgtgtctgaagTTCTCTTACCTTGACTTTAATCAACATTTTGACTTATTTTGTTTTCTAAACACAATTATATTATAACTGAATTGGTATCTGTGTAATATCAGATAAATGTGGTATCCTGCTTAGCTACAACATGAGACATTTCTACACCAATCTTTCTTTGTCGCAAATAATTAAATTGAAGTTCCTGTGTTTCTCAGAAATAGGTCCCACTATTCTCCGTGCTCACAACGAAAGAGGTCCGCGATGTGCTTAGTAAAACTACGGTGTTACGTTTTCTCCGTCAAAAAGTTGTATTAGATTAAATATGTTTATTTAAATAGTTTAGTTACTGTTCGAAAAATCCCTACAGGTAGCCCCATAACtactgttaaaaaaaatacattttcgtAGACCTTTTTAAAAACGTACGTAAATTAGTCTTAGGAATTTCGTAAATTAGTCTTTATTTGTAGTCTTTTCTCAACCTCCACTGCACCAATAATGTCACAGATAGCCGAATAATAGAACTACAATAATGGCTTTACAGTAAAGACCCGTCCTCTTAAACATTCATGCCTCGCATTTGTAGCGGAAACAGTGCTGGTGAAATAAGATATCTTTCTCACACATTTCATAACGGTAAGAAGTTTATGCCTCATTTCGTAGAGAAGAATATGGTTACATATATAATTACATCTAACCGTACAGATATAGGGAATTTAACCTAATTTGGCGGTTTTGATTCAATATTAGCTAACCTTGAATTTTGACAGGACCATCGAAATGACAGCAGGATAGCCTGTATTGACTAGATTTTTTTCGAGTAGCTAAGTTACATGtcgacacctgctcatcgaaaatctcattccaaaatcatgggcattaatatggagttggtccccccattgctgctataacagcctccactcttctgggaagtctttccaccagatgttggaacactgctgcagagacatgcttccattcagccacaagagcattagtgaggttgggcgattaggcctggcttgcagttggcattccaattcatcccaaaggtgtttgatggggttgaggtcagggctctgtgcaggccattcaagttcttccacaccgatctcaacaaaccatttctgtatgacctcgctttgtgcacgggggcattgtcatgcggaaacaggaaagggccttccccaaactgttgccacaaagttggaagcacagaatcatctagaatgtcattgtaagctGTAGCGTTAGATGGCGCCAAAGAACATGGCTAcagttttacattctcccaaccaattgtgcaataaaaaaaataaaaaaacgtattGTGTACATAATATTTCTGCTGCCgtttcttatgaccgaaaataacttctgcaGATCAGAAAAGCCATTACTCACCGCGGACTGGAAGAAacgttttcctttaacgagtccgacgagaaggatatcctgctttcactggaacaagcccagatccacgccttttgGGTGAAGAAAAAACACCGGAAAAGAGGACGCAGATTGGAGATCCTTCTGAGAATCCGGAGGTGAGCGAGCAAACTCCCAATGCCTTCCATTCTCCTTGCTAACGTGCAATAGTTGGAAAATAAAATGAATGACCTACTATTAAGATTATCCTGCcaaagggacattaaaaactgtaacatcttatgtttcaccaagacgTGGCTGAATGAAGAAACTGCCAATTTAGAGCTggtgggattttccatgcaccggcagaacagagacggtacctctggtaagacgaggagtgggggtgtgtgtctttttgtcaataacagctggtgcatgatgtctaatgttaaagaagtctcgaggtattgctcgcctgaggtagagtaccttatgataagctgtcgaccacactatctactaagagagttctcatctgtattattcgtagccgtctatttcccaccacaaagcgaagctggcacttagaccgctctcaaccaactccacaaggccataagcaaagaagaaaatgctcacccagaatcGGCACTCCTAGCCGGGGACTTTACTGCAGGCAAACATCAATCAGTTTAAACAAATTTTTACGAGCATGTGCaatctgaaaaaaaaaaaaaagcaccaactgttctggatgactgtgtgataacgctctcggtagccgatgtgaacaaaacctttaaacaggtcaacattcacaaagccgctgggccagacggattaccaggacgtgtactcaaaacatgcgtggaccaactggcaagtgtcttcactgacattttcaacctctccctgaccgagtctgaaatacctacatgtttcaagcagaccaccgtagtccctgtgcccaaggaagtgatggtaacctgcctaaatgattactgccccgtggcactcacgtcggtagccatgaagtgctttgaaaggctggtcatggctcacatcaacagcatcctcccagacaccctagacccacttcaattcccataccgccccaacaaatccacagatgacgcaatctcaatcgcactccacactgtcctttctcaattggacaaaaggaacacctatgtgagaatgctgttcattgactacaactcagcgttcaacaccaaagtgcccacgaagctcatcactaagctaaggactctgggactaaacacctccctctgcaactggaacctggacttcctgacaggactCCCCctggtggtaagagtaggtaacaacacgtctgccacgctaaTCCTTAACACtagggccccacaggggtgtgtacttagtcccctcctgtattctttgttcacccacgactgcgtggccaaacacgactccaacaccatcattaagtttgctgacgagtTTGCTGATctccgacaatgatgagacagcctatagggaggaggtcagagaactggcagtgtggtttgatttgatttgaagatttcccttcactggaactaaggggcctagctcgaacAATGAAAatcaaccccagaccattattcctcctccaccaaactttacagttagcactgTAGATGTAGGTGGCATTCTCCTGGCACCCGTCAAaccccagattcgtccatcggactgccagatagtgaagcgtgattcatcactccagagaacgcgtttccactgcttcagagtccaataaTGGCGCGCTTTACACCAccccagccgacgcttggcattgtacatggtgatcttaggcttgtgtctagctgctcggccatggaaacccatttcatgaagctcccaactaacagttattgtgctgacgttgcttccagaggcagtttggaacacagtagtgagtgttgcaaccaaggatagatgatttttacgctctatgcgcttcagcactcggcagtcccgttctgtgaacttATGTGGCCAACCACTTTGCGGCCgagccgttgttgttcctagacgtttccacttcacaataacagcacttacagttgaccggggcagctttagcagggcagaaatttgacgaactgacttgtttgaaaggtggcatcctatgacggtgccactttgaaacTTTCTATAGTAATTTGAAACTTTCTATAGTAATTAACTGAAATTCATTAGTCACAAGCGATATCTCAATTGGCCCATTATGGATATTCTGTTCATTTGATAGTGATGATCATAAAATGactttaaacattttaaagggtGTATTGTTTTTCTTGCCCCACTGTCACTAAAATGAACAGACCCTCAATGGGATTTTATGCAAAAATGTGCTTACTCTGCTGTTTTCTGTGACCTATTTGTAAGGCACACATTGTTTATCACATTCTCCCTTGTTTTTCCTTATGTTTGATTGGAATTTGTATAATCATACAATTGCAAAAATGTGCATTTGTGTATGAATTAATACAAAtattgtgtgtgcatttgtgcgtTAAGTTTGAGTGAGTGCGTGTGTATGGGGAGGGTTGTGGAGtggtaactgattacatgtaagttgtgggaacgtatgtTTTTGGTTTGACATTGTTTCTGGGAGCAAGtccatacgtttcctgactggtaaaactgatttacTAATTTATTTAAATGCACTGAGAACAGTGAAAAGTGAAAATGtagcctgttctgggaacgtttatttttaggttgcagcGAGGTTCTGAAAAGGTTTTACTATGGTTCcttgaaagttttcctgggaggttttattaacgctCTGAAAACAAAAATTACAGTTTTTTTGGAGGTTTTTGTTTTTCTTAAAACTTTTACTGAATTCCATGTTTTTTTTACGCAtgcaaagctgttcattttagtctattcaaaccacgtgtcaaactcattccatggagggccgagtgtctgcgggttttcgcttcagccttgtacttgattgatgaattaaggtcactaattagtagggaactcccctcacctggtagtttaggtcttaattgaaaggaaaaaacaaaaacctgcagacacatggctctccatggaatgagtttgacgccGCTGATTATTTTAACCTgtaggaaacctgtaggaaatgttatgctgaagtacGGAAATTCCCACATATATTTTTTCTTAGCATTCTCTAAACTAGCCTATTTGAGAACAtacccaatgtcaaaccagttggagaacgttcctagaacgtAACCATGTTTTAACTTTAaggaaacgttctgttaaagtaatgaaataccaagaaaataatGTTTCTTGTCAAGTTcgttaaatgtgctgagaatgttccaaagccaagcaactaccctgcaccattcccagaaagttgtgagaaggcaaaataaccataggacgaCCATACAGTAcactcaccaagctctaagaaacatatggttatCATAATGTTAGCTGagatgtaatctgattacaaaaacaaaaaaagtcaATTTAATCAGTTACATTACAtgcaaaaaatattgtaatcagattacagatgcttttgaaaaactagatgatgaTTTATTGGATTATTGTTCTATTCACTTAGGATGTTTGTTCCGCCTgaacgagtctgaccacaagtcagagaccgcTATGATCACACGCCAGATGTATTTGATGGATTATTTTTGTCTTCTACTAATACcttttaaggggaaagtaatccaaaagtaactgaaagtaattaCGGATTTGGGTAATCCAGAAAATACGTTACTGATTCAAATTtaggacaggtaactagtaactgtaacggattacatttagaaagtaaccaaCACAACCTTGTGTTGGTGTGACAGCCTGTTCTATTCCGTTTTGTCGATCTCATTGCAGACAGCAGAAAAAGATACAACGTGTCCATACTACAGATAACCAGCAGTAGAAATGCCTCGCATTGAGAATGACATCAAGTTGGACTTCAAGGATGTACTTCTCCGTCCGAAACGAAGCACACTCAAGTCCCGTAGTGAGGTGCATACCTCCTTTGTCctattttgtagtgtttgtgtattGTTCTGTTGTATTCAGATACCCATTTTGTCCCAGACAAACACAGCGTATCGCTCTTCAATAAAAATGAAGGCTTTTTCTCTAATTATAAcacgtctgtctgtccctccgtaCGTATGTCTGTCTTTGTCTTTTTGCCTGCCTGcttttctgcctgtctgtctgtccttctcctCCAGGTGGACCTGATGAGAAGTTACACCTTCAGGAACTCCAAGGGAAGCTACAGAGGAATCCCCATTGTTGCAGCCAACATGGACACTGTCGGCACCTTCGAGATGGCTCTGGCTTTGTCCAAGGTATAGACATAGAGAAATacatagtgtgtgtatatacatcaTTGGGTATAGATAGCAAAAAGCAATCATCAACCTCCTCCCTCAGTCCAACCTTCTAATACTAAACAACCTCTACTCCCACAAATATCCCCTCCTGGCTCCCATAGAAAGCAAACTACAAAtacagtacagtgccttcggaaagtattcagacactttcttccacattttgttacgttacagtcttgttgtaaaatgtattaaattttcaatccacacacaataccccataataccccataataacaaagcaaaaacatgtttttagaaatgtttactaatttattaaaaataaaaaactgaaatatcacatttacataagtgttcagaccctttactcagtactttgttgaagcacctttggcagtgattacaccattgagtcttcttgggtatgatgctacaagcttggcacacctgtatttggggagtttctcccattcttctccgcagatcctctcaatctctgacagcttggagcgtcgctgcacagctattttcaggtctctccaagggtgttcaatcgggttcaagtccggactctggctgggccactcaaggactttcagagacttgccccgaagccactcctgcattgtcttggctgtgtgcttagggtcattgtaatgttggaaggtgaaccttcaccccagtctgaagtcttgagcactctggagcaggtttttatcaaggatctctctgtacttgctcAGTTCAtattttcctcgatcctgactagtctcccagtccctgccactgaaaaacatcaccgcagcatgatgctgccactaccatgcttcaccatagggatggtgccaggtttcctccagacgtgacgcttggcattcaggccaaagagttcaatcttggtttcatcagaccagataatcttgtttctcatagtctgagagtctttaaggtgccttttggcaaactccaagcgggctgtcatgtgtcttttactgaggagtggcttctgcctggcaactctaccataaaggcctgattggtggagtgctgcagagatggttgtccttctggaaggttctcccatttccacagaggaactctagagctctgtcagagtgaccatcgtgttcttggtcacctccctgaccaaggtccttttcccccgactgctcagtttggccgggcggccagctctaggaagagtcttggtggttccaagcttcttccatttaagaatgatggaggccactgtgttcttggggaccttcaatgctgcgtaaatgttttggtacccttccccagatctgtgcctcgacacaatcctgtctcagagttctacggacaattccctcgaccacatggcttggtttttgcactgtcaattgtgggaccttctatagacaggtgtgtgcctttccaaatcatgttcaatcaattgaatttaccacaggtggactccattcaagttgtagaaacatctcaagtatgatcaatggaaacaggatgcacctgagttcaatttcgagtttTATAGCtctgaattcttgtgtaaataaggtatttctgttccttatttttttatacatttgcaaacatttctaaaaaccttttttcacCTTGTTattatgtgatattgtgtgtagatctgtggatttttatattttttcatccattttttgaataacgctgtaacgtaacaaaatgtggaaaaggtcaaggggtctgaatactttctgatgtcTCTGTACACATAGGTTTTATAACTTTAAAGGTGTTTGTAAAGTAAGTGgtcttgtctctctttctcccacacaGTTCACACTCTTCACTGCCATTCACAAGCACTATTCAGTAGATGACTGGAAGGAGTTTGCAACAAAGAATCCAGAATGTGTACCGGTACGTTGAAACAATATCAGTTGCAATCCAATGTATGACTCCTTGTAATAACTGTATGACAAGACTCCTCTTGTTTTTGAATGATGTGTTAATttggtctctctatctctttctctcgctctctgactctctcactccctctctcttagaGTATGGCAGTCAGCACAGGGACAGGCGAAGGGGACTTTGACAGGCTGGGTGAGATCACAGCCGCT from Oncorhynchus kisutch isolate 150728-3 linkage group LG9, Okis_V2, whole genome shotgun sequence harbors:
- the LOC109896438 gene encoding NEDD8-like, with protein sequence MLIKVKTLTGKEIEIDIEPTDKVERIKERVEEKEGIPPQQQRLIYSGKQMNDEKTAADYKIQGGSVLHLVLALRGGEVLHCPTSLLLAL